The Bacillus sp. Y1 genome has a window encoding:
- a CDS encoding bifunctional 4-hydroxy-2-oxoglutarate aldolase/2-dehydro-3-deoxy-phosphogluconate aldolase — protein MNKINVLSKVSECGVVAVVRAETKEEAVTISNACIRGGIQGIEVTFTVKEADEVIKELTSLYNERNDVVIGAGTVLDSTTARIAILAGAQFVVSPSFDEETAKLCNLYQIPYMPGCMTITEMKRALESGVDIVKLFPGNNFGPDFVKGLKAPLPQVNIMPTGGVSLENVDQWIKNGCVAVGVGGNLLAPAKTGDYDLITEYAKQYVEKVRAARGEDVLEAKTI, from the coding sequence ATGAATAAAATCAATGTTCTATCAAAGGTTTCAGAGTGTGGAGTAGTGGCAGTAGTGAGAGCAGAGACGAAGGAAGAAGCAGTAACAATCTCTAATGCATGTATTCGAGGTGGTATTCAGGGGATAGAAGTAACTTTTACTGTCAAAGAAGCGGATGAAGTAATTAAAGAGTTAACGTCTCTATATAATGAACGCAATGATGTGGTGATTGGAGCTGGTACGGTTCTTGACTCAACTACTGCTAGAATAGCCATCCTTGCAGGGGCACAGTTCGTAGTCAGTCCTTCCTTTGATGAAGAAACCGCAAAATTATGTAACCTCTATCAAATCCCTTATATGCCAGGTTGTATGACAATTACGGAAATGAAGCGTGCTCTTGAATCTGGTGTTGATATTGTGAAGTTATTCCCAGGGAACAACTTTGGCCCTGATTTTGTTAAGGGACTAAAGGCACCACTTCCACAAGTGAACATTATGCCAACAGGTGGGGTTAGTCTTGAAAATGTGGATCAATGGATTAAAAACGGCTGTGTAGCAGTAGGAGTAGGAGGAAATCTATTAGCACCAGCTAAGACGGGAGATTATGACCTAATTACGGAGTATGCAAAGCAGTATGTTGAAAAAGTTAGAGCTGCACGTGGGGAAGATGTGTTAGAAGCAAAAACAATATAA
- a CDS encoding manganese catalase family protein, translated as MFKRENKLLIDLPVPEHGDPNAAAAVQELLGGKFGEMSTLNNYMYQSFNFRQKDKLKPFYDLVASITAEEFGHVELVSNTINLLSRGNTFPGDPDVTPLREGMDARSTYHFIATAQTALAGDSMGRPWTGDNVFSSGNLVLDLLHNFFLEVGARTHKMRVYEMTEHETAREMIGYLLVRGGTHVLAYAKALEIATGVDVKKMVPIPNLSNRKFDHAKKFEDQGLSNVLYTWNDVGHYTDISKIWKGTNPENGNQLKVITGAPKGAPIPNLEELPEEFAPGIDRDDYAKIAKRLMENM; from the coding sequence ATGTTTAAACGCGAAAATAAATTATTGATTGACCTTCCTGTTCCAGAGCATGGTGATCCGAATGCGGCCGCTGCTGTTCAGGAGTTGTTAGGTGGAAAATTTGGAGAAATGTCAACATTAAACAATTACATGTATCAGTCTTTTAACTTCCGTCAAAAGGATAAATTAAAACCTTTTTATGACCTCGTAGCAAGTATAACAGCAGAAGAATTTGGTCATGTGGAGCTCGTTAGTAATACAATCAACTTGTTATCACGCGGAAACACCTTTCCTGGGGACCCTGATGTTACCCCTTTACGTGAAGGAATGGATGCACGAAGTACGTATCACTTTATAGCTACTGCTCAAACGGCATTAGCAGGTGATTCTATGGGGCGTCCTTGGACCGGAGACAATGTATTTAGCAGCGGTAACTTAGTGCTAGATTTACTTCATAATTTCTTTTTAGAGGTAGGAGCACGCACACATAAGATGAGAGTATATGAAATGACAGAACATGAAACTGCTCGTGAAATGATAGGGTACTTACTTGTCAGAGGTGGGACGCATGTACTCGCTTATGCTAAAGCTTTAGAAATTGCTACGGGCGTAGATGTTAAAAAAATGGTTCCGATTCCTAATCTATCTAACAGAAAGTTCGATCATGCAAAAAAATTTGAGGATCAAGGCTTATCAAATGTTTTATATACATGGAATGATGTTGGCCATTATACAGATATCTCAAAAATTTGGAAAGGAACAAACCCTGAAAATGGAAACCAGCTCAAAGTAATTACTGGAGCTCCTAAGGGGGCACCTATTCCAAATTTAGAAGAGCTACCTGAAGAATTTGCTCCAGGAATCGATCGAGATGATTACGCAAAAATCGCCAAACGATTAATGGAAAATATGTAA
- a CDS encoding YuzF family protein, which produces MNQQTPSFVSQIDSYVYHALQGITGRMVAVQTVRGTVTGLLKSVMPDHIVVESGGSPFFIRTQQIIWVIPRG; this is translated from the coding sequence ATGAATCAACAAACACCATCTTTTGTCAGTCAAATTGACTCGTATGTGTATCATGCTCTCCAAGGGATTACAGGGCGAATGGTTGCCGTCCAAACTGTCAGAGGGACTGTAACTGGATTACTTAAGTCTGTTATGCCTGACCATATTGTAGTGGAATCAGGAGGTTCTCCATTCTTTATACGCACTCAACAAATTATCTGGGTTATTCCTAGAGGATAA
- the mmuP gene encoding S-methylmethionine permease — MQARHLVMLSLGGVIGTGLFLSSGYTIQQAGPFGTILSYLIGALVVYLVMLCLGELSVHMPETGAFHSYAAKYIGPATGFTVAWLYWLTWTVALGSEFTAAGLLMQRWFPNVNVWIWSALFAILIFLLNAITVKFFAESEFWFASIKVLAILFFIILGAAAMIGILPIEGSETAPVFSNIIGQGLFPNGVFAIFMTMLAVNFAFSGTELIGIAAGETENPEKAIPKAIRTTLWRLIIFFVGTIIVLSALLPFSAAGVLESPFVAVLDRIGVPYGADIMNFVILTAILSAANSGLYASSRMLWSLAEKETISPIFAKLTNRGVPLNAIIFSMLGGGLALFSSIIAPDTVYIVLVSISGLAVVIVWMSISVSQLLFRRQYVKEGHSVQDLAYRTPWYPIVPIAAFLLCLASCIGIAFDPTQRIALFCGIPFILLCYASYYIKQGFNKKGDVYVEKNQPN; from the coding sequence ATGCAAGCAAGACATTTAGTCATGTTATCCTTAGGTGGGGTCATTGGGACCGGTTTGTTTTTAAGTTCAGGTTATACGATTCAACAGGCAGGACCGTTTGGAACGATTCTTTCGTACTTAATCGGTGCCTTGGTGGTCTACTTAGTTATGTTATGTTTGGGGGAGTTATCTGTACATATGCCAGAAACGGGAGCGTTTCATAGTTACGCAGCCAAATATATTGGACCCGCAACAGGTTTTACTGTTGCTTGGTTGTATTGGTTAACTTGGACAGTGGCACTAGGGTCAGAGTTCACAGCTGCTGGGTTATTGATGCAGCGTTGGTTCCCAAATGTGAATGTATGGATATGGAGTGCTCTATTTGCTATTTTAATTTTTTTATTAAATGCTATAACTGTTAAATTCTTTGCTGAATCAGAATTTTGGTTTGCATCCATAAAAGTTCTTGCAATTTTGTTCTTTATTATTTTAGGTGCAGCAGCTATGATTGGTATTCTGCCAATAGAGGGTTCTGAGACAGCACCCGTGTTTTCAAATATCATTGGCCAAGGGTTATTTCCAAACGGTGTATTTGCTATTTTTATGACCATGTTGGCAGTGAATTTTGCATTTTCTGGGACAGAATTAATTGGGATTGCTGCAGGAGAAACTGAAAATCCAGAAAAGGCAATTCCGAAGGCTATTCGAACGACTCTATGGAGATTAATTATCTTCTTTGTCGGAACCATCATTGTGTTATCCGCTCTACTCCCTTTTTCAGCTGCTGGGGTATTGGAAAGCCCGTTTGTTGCTGTTCTTGATAGAATAGGGGTACCATATGGTGCGGATATTATGAACTTTGTTATCTTAACGGCCATTTTATCGGCCGCGAATTCTGGATTATACGCTTCCTCAAGAATGCTTTGGTCACTTGCAGAAAAAGAAACAATCTCTCCAATCTTTGCAAAGCTAACAAATCGAGGTGTACCACTTAATGCTATTATTTTCAGTATGCTAGGTGGTGGCTTAGCGCTGTTTTCTAGTATTATTGCACCTGATACTGTATATATCGTACTTGTGTCCATTTCAGGACTAGCAGTAGTTATTGTATGGATGAGTATTAGTGTTTCACAGTTATTATTCCGTAGACAATATGTAAAAGAAGGCCATTCCGTGCAAGACCTAGCTTACCGAACGCCATGGTATCCTATCGTGCCGATTGCAGCGTTCCTTCTTTGTCTGGCTTCCTGTATAGGTATTGCTTTTGATCCAACACAGAGAATTGCACTGTTTTGTGGAATTCCATTTATCTTGCTTTGCTATGCTAGTTATTATATAAAACAAGGGTTTAACAAGAAGGGAGACGTTTACGTTGAAAAAAACCAACCCAATTGA
- the mmuM gene encoding homocysteine S-methyltransferase, with protein sequence MATELESYGCNLDDPLWSARVLLENPQLIYQVHLDYFQAGADCAITASYQATVEGFTKRGLQEEEALELIKKTVVLAKSARDDFWQEEQQLVRPKPLVAASVGPYGAFLADGSEYVGNYGVSDNLLKDFHRQRMAVLIEAGADILAFETIPSLQEAKVLISLLQEFPGTYAWLSFSLKDERSISDGTLLQECAELANECEQIAAVGLNCAPLDYVTGAISNLRNHTEKPIIVYPNSGETYDPETKTWHGQESCNTLESKSKEWYEAGARLIGGCCRTSPRDIEAIAGKWR encoded by the coding sequence ATGGCTACCGAGCTTGAATCCTATGGATGCAATTTGGATGATCCTCTATGGTCAGCGCGTGTGTTACTTGAGAATCCACAGCTAATTTATCAGGTACATTTAGACTATTTTCAGGCAGGTGCAGATTGTGCGATAACTGCAAGCTATCAAGCAACAGTTGAAGGATTTACAAAACGTGGATTACAAGAAGAAGAAGCCTTGGAATTGATAAAAAAGACAGTAGTGCTTGCGAAGAGTGCAAGAGATGACTTTTGGCAAGAAGAGCAACAACTGGTTAGACCCAAACCATTGGTAGCTGCATCTGTTGGTCCATATGGTGCTTTCTTAGCAGATGGCTCAGAGTATGTTGGGAACTATGGGGTGAGCGATAATCTCCTTAAAGATTTCCACCGTCAGAGAATGGCGGTACTTATAGAAGCTGGAGCTGATATTTTGGCATTTGAAACCATTCCTTCCCTTCAGGAGGCCAAAGTATTAATTTCTTTATTGCAGGAGTTTCCTGGAACTTATGCATGGCTTTCCTTCTCCTTGAAGGACGAAAGGTCAATAAGTGACGGTACGTTGTTACAAGAATGTGCTGAATTGGCAAATGAATGTGAACAGATTGCTGCCGTTGGATTAAACTGTGCTCCATTAGATTATGTTACAGGAGCCATTAGCAATCTTAGAAACCATACAGAAAAACCTATTATTGTTTACCCAAACTCTGGGGAAACGTATGATCCCGAGACAAAAACTTGGCACGGTCAAGAATCATGCAATACACTCGAGTCGAAATCAAAAGAATGGTACGAAGCTGGGGCTCGATTAATTGGAGGATGTTGCCGAACATCACCAAGGGATATTGAAGCGATTGCGGGGAAGTGGCGCTAA
- a CDS encoding FlxA-like family protein, whose protein sequence is MQVSSITSSSTAYNSMNQSSTSIAALEKQKQQLQNQMEKVKASKEDDDKKQKEIQQLEKQIQQIETEIQRLQGNNSTSNVQQTSSARTPLEDTVEISEEAQLLNQGL, encoded by the coding sequence ATGCAAGTATCTTCTATTACATCAAGTTCTACAGCATATAATTCTATGAATCAATCAAGCACTTCCATTGCAGCATTAGAAAAGCAAAAGCAACAACTACAAAATCAAATGGAAAAAGTAAAAGCGTCTAAAGAAGACGATGACAAAAAGCAAAAAGAGATACAACAGCTTGAAAAACAAATCCAGCAAATCGAAACGGAAATTCAAAGACTCCAAGGAAATAATTCTACCTCAAATGTTCAACAAACATCTTCTGCTAGAACTCCACTAGAGGATACAGTTGAGATAAGCGAGGAGGCTCAGTTATTAAATCAAGGGCTGTAA
- a CDS encoding cadherin-like beta sandwich domain-containing protein: MHIKKGLNVAIVGSMITFATFSASPINHASAEENATIESTTRLSALEILDFELDQTFSKDVTTYTATVSNDIYSMSLLLDTEIDGTLLTINGEEVTSKEQLIYSLNTGENTFTITLTNGGEVTTYTLTIFRALNENSSLSNLTLSSGDLNFSPSITSYSVDVENSISSITIKPETSVDTTTVKVGEITVDPKNGHTIELPVGKTTVSFVITAENGNQSTYTVTITRAAMVNSSTDTNTSDNTKTNTNQSTTTKDQPTITNLVSTSQTGSGSTRTSSTAQGTSTSSSGAQAETPTTANLSALSVSSGTWNKTFDSDTYTYHIAVGTDVTSVTIAATTGESDAEVEIEGSTSTTVALPDQAKTAISVAVTNGDDRKTYVLVFDKEIEEIETTETSNTDESTEASVSKTTDSTIAQSNMSGNQRGQNKQAMQTSNQSSESSGSFWDWIKSLFNF, encoded by the coding sequence GTGCCGAGGAAAACGCAACAATAGAAAGTACAACACGATTATCAGCACTCGAAATACTCGATTTTGAGCTCGATCAAACGTTTTCGAAAGATGTAACCACATACACAGCAACTGTATCAAATGATATATATAGCATGAGTTTACTTCTGGACACTGAAATCGATGGCACACTTTTAACGATAAATGGAGAGGAAGTTACAAGCAAAGAGCAGCTGATCTATTCACTTAATACAGGTGAAAATACTTTTACAATAACACTCACAAATGGTGGTGAAGTAACTACATATACACTAACAATTTTTCGAGCATTAAATGAAAATAGCAGTCTATCTAATCTTACTCTTTCTAGTGGAGATCTTAATTTTTCACCTTCTATTACAAGTTACTCAGTTGATGTAGAAAATTCCATAAGCTCAATAACTATTAAACCTGAAACCTCAGTCGACACAACTACTGTTAAAGTGGGAGAAATTACTGTGGATCCAAAGAATGGCCATACCATTGAACTCCCAGTAGGTAAAACCACCGTGTCATTCGTTATTACAGCAGAGAATGGAAATCAGTCTACGTATACTGTTACGATCACAAGAGCGGCTATGGTAAACAGCTCTACTGATACTAATACGTCTGACAATACAAAAACAAATACCAATCAATCTACAACAACTAAGGACCAACCGACTATTACCAATCTTGTATCAACTTCACAAACTGGGTCTGGTTCTACTCGAACATCATCGACTGCTCAGGGAACTTCGACAAGTAGTTCAGGAGCACAAGCGGAAACTCCAACTACTGCTAATTTATCAGCACTATCAGTTTCATCAGGAACATGGAATAAAACCTTTGATTCAGATACCTACACATATCATATTGCTGTCGGTACAGACGTAACTAGTGTTACGATCGCGGCTACAACTGGTGAAAGTGATGCAGAGGTTGAAATTGAAGGAAGCACGAGTACGACAGTTGCTCTTCCCGATCAAGCAAAAACTGCGATATCCGTAGCCGTTACAAACGGAGATGACCGTAAAACATATGTTTTAGTTTTTGATAAAGAGATCGAAGAAATAGAAACTACCGAAACCTCTAATACTGATGAATCTACCGAAGCTTCTGTATCAAAAACAACCGATTCTACAATTGCTCAGTCAAACATGTCAGGAAATCAACGAGGACAAAATAAACAAGCAATGCAAACGTCTAACCAATCATCAGAAAGTTCGGGGTCATTTTGGGACTGGATAAAATCCCTATTTAATTTTTAA